GGGTTGCCGGGACGATCACGTTGACCATGTCCATGAGTGCCGGGTTTGCCGCCATCGATTCGAAGACACCGGCGAAGGGGCCGCTTGCCCCCATCAGGTAGCCGCTTGCGTCGAACGCTTCTCCCGTTACCTTCCCGAGTCCAGCACCCAGGAAGACAAGCCCCATCGTTACCCGCAATCCGACGACGAACCACGCACTCAACGCGTGGGGTTCACCCTCGAGCGTCACACCGCCGTACCGGCTTTTCAGCCGATTTTCCGAAGCTGCTGCCATTGGTGGTCACCTTACGGGTACACGTTGAACGACTGTTTACTTGAACCGGACTTGTCGTTCCCGATACGAAGGAATGATTCCAGCTGTGTGAAAATCGAAACCGAACATGGTCGGTATGTGGTACAGGTGCATCTTCGCCGCTGCGCGGTCCATCACTCGGCCGATTGGGTAGAACGTGAGTTCGTTATGATTTTGCGCCGGCGACGCCGCTCCCGATTGCCGCGCCACACTCGGTACAAGCGACGAGGTAGAACCGTTTCGACGCCGCGAAGAATCCAGTCGAGGCATCCATTTCGACGAAGTCAACGTCCGAGTCACTCGTGAAGTCGGCTCCGCAGTCAGGGCAGTGAACCATACACACAAACGAGTTAGCTCCTATGAATATTTTCTGTTGCTCTGACGAAAATCAGTCCACCGCTGACCGTCTCGAGTGCGCAGTTCAATTCATCATCGAGCGTAGGTCTCGAGACGCCGGATTTTCCCGTCTGCAAGCGAGAAGAAATCAGCGAACTCGAACAGCGTCTCATCTGAGTCAGTATCGACGACAGTGCCTCGAGCGGCGACCAGTTCGTCGTCTGCGACGAGAGCGTTGATCTCGTGGCGAGTGTTCGGATTCGGCCGCTCCCCGCGCATGAACTGGATAAACGCTGTTCGATCATCGAAGGTTCGGTCCGGCCGGCGCTGGACGAACGAGGGCGCGAGGATCGACTCGAGTCGCTCGTACTCGTGGCCATCCAGTGCGTCGTAGTACTGTCGAACGAGACCGGCTGGGTCCATACGTCGCTCTTTCGACGCGAGTGTCAAAAGTGTGGGCTGGCTCGGCTGTTCGGTCAGAACAGACACCCGCAACCAGCCGATGTGCTCGAGGTCGAGTATCGACCCGCTTTTCTCGCGTGCGCCCGAAGTCGACCTATCGTGGAGTGTCACGTCTACTACGAGGGGGATGACGACCCCGACAAGTGTACCGCCCGTCGACTCGAGCGCTTCGATGAGGCGATTCTCCATCGCTCGATGCGTCAGGTCCCCTACGGCGTCGTTCTCAACCCCCATGCCGAGCAAGCCCTCTCGCCGGCTGATGCCGAAGACGGACTCGGCACGCTGGTCGCGCTGGATTGCTCGTGGGAGTCCGCCGAAGCAGCCTCGTTTCGCATGAACGGCGTTCATCGCGCCCTGCCGTTTCTCGTCGCCGCAAACCCAATCAACTACGGCCGCCCGTTTCAACTGACAACCGTCGAGGCGCTCGCGGCCGCCTGCTGTATCTTCGACGAGTACGACCGCGCCGACGCCCTCCTCGAGCCGTTTCGGTGGGGCAAGACCTTCCTGACGCTGAACGAGGAACCGCTTCGGCGTTACAGCGAGTGTGCCGACTCGAGCGAGGTTGTCGCCGTTCAGGACGACTATTTGGCGGACGACGACGCTGTCACTGACGAGGACTGATCACACGCGAGTGAGTCGGGACCACAGCGGTTATATGTACCACGGGCTAACGGAGCGACATGCCAAGTTTCGACGCTGCCGAAGACCGGACACTCGAGAAGATGATCTGCATGCGCTGTAACGCACGCAATCCACAGGATGCAGACAGTTGCCGCAAGTGCGGCTACAAGAACCTGCGTCCGAAAGCCAAAGAACCCCGCGCCGCATAACGCTGCGTTCCTGCGTTTT
The Natronolimnobius baerhuensis DNA segment above includes these coding regions:
- a CDS encoding nuclear transport factor 2 family protein; its protein translation is MDPAGLVRQYYDALDGHEYERLESILAPSFVQRRPDRTFDDRTAFIQFMRGERPNPNTRHEINALVADDELVAARGTVVDTDSDETLFEFADFFSLADGKIRRLETYAR
- a CDS encoding DUF367 family protein; protein product: MECHVYYEGDDDPDKCTARRLERFDEAILHRSMRQVPYGVVLNPHAEQALSPADAEDGLGTLVALDCSWESAEAASFRMNGVHRALPFLVAANPINYGRPFQLTTVEALAAACCIFDEYDRADALLEPFRWGKTFLTLNEEPLRRYSECADSSEVVAVQDDYLADDDAVTDED
- a CDS encoding 50S ribosomal protein L40e → MPSFDAAEDRTLEKMICMRCNARNPQDADSCRKCGYKNLRPKAKEPRAA